In a single window of the Streptomyces sp. CGMCC 4.7035 genome:
- a CDS encoding FAD-dependent monooxygenase: protein MKQEQTSVLIVGGGLTGLSAAVFLAHHGVQALLVERHADTSTHPKARAINPRTMELYRSVGMEERVRAGRSPISGNTDLVHVETLAGRERVRMPNASPDDIGRISPTLWTLIDQNQLEPILRTRAVEAGADVRFHTRVEALQEDADGVLARVRDLATGTESEIRAQYVIAADGSRSPLREMLGIGAHGRGTITNLVSFFFEADLDEALRGRRIIAAYVNNPEVRGTIIPLDNDRRWVINVSFFPDQGQRAEDFTEERCIALVRAAVGVPDLPLKIESVDMPAWDISARVADSFATRRVFLAGDAAHVMPPTGAFGASTGIQDVYNLAWKLALVLSGAAGPALLESYDAERRPVAEETVRQAMLRFAVRDGKQYQEVADELLSETTMTFGYCYLSGAFAREEGASGVLIEDPEHPSAAPGARAPHLVLDGPDGPLPVADLFADGFTLLVDEAAGPWATAVEQEAGTLGVALKTVQVGPRQQYTDRDGEFRQRYGLMPGGAVLVRPDGFVGWRATAGRSGAVDRAAVAALRTLLDRD from the coding sequence ATGAAGCAGGAGCAGACTTCCGTCCTCATCGTCGGCGGCGGGCTGACCGGACTGTCCGCGGCTGTCTTCCTGGCCCACCACGGGGTACAGGCGCTGCTGGTGGAACGGCACGCCGACACCTCCACCCACCCCAAGGCCCGCGCGATCAACCCGCGCACCATGGAGCTGTACCGCTCCGTCGGTATGGAGGAGCGAGTACGGGCCGGGCGTTCGCCCATCTCCGGCAACACCGACCTGGTGCACGTGGAGACCCTGGCCGGCAGGGAGCGGGTGCGCATGCCGAACGCCTCGCCCGACGACATCGGTCGTATCAGCCCCACGCTGTGGACGCTCATCGACCAGAACCAGCTGGAGCCGATCCTGCGCACCCGGGCCGTGGAGGCCGGTGCCGACGTGCGCTTCCACACCCGGGTGGAGGCGCTCCAGGAGGACGCGGACGGCGTACTGGCCCGCGTCAGGGACCTGGCCACCGGCACCGAGTCGGAGATCCGCGCGCAGTACGTGATCGCCGCGGACGGCAGCCGCAGCCCGCTGCGGGAGATGCTCGGCATCGGAGCGCATGGGCGCGGCACCATCACCAACCTGGTGAGCTTCTTCTTCGAGGCCGACCTCGACGAGGCGCTGCGCGGGCGCCGGATCATCGCCGCCTACGTCAACAACCCCGAGGTGCGCGGCACGATCATCCCGCTGGACAACGACCGGCGGTGGGTCATCAACGTCTCCTTCTTCCCGGACCAGGGGCAGCGCGCCGAGGACTTCACCGAGGAGCGCTGCATCGCGCTGGTGCGGGCCGCGGTCGGCGTCCCGGACCTGCCGCTGAAGATCGAGTCGGTGGACATGCCGGCCTGGGACATCTCCGCGCGGGTCGCGGACTCCTTCGCCACCCGCCGGGTGTTCCTCGCCGGGGACGCCGCCCATGTGATGCCGCCCACCGGGGCCTTCGGCGCCAGTACCGGCATCCAGGACGTCTACAACCTGGCGTGGAAACTGGCCCTGGTGCTCTCGGGCGCCGCAGGCCCGGCACTGCTGGAGAGCTACGACGCGGAACGGCGTCCCGTCGCCGAGGAGACCGTGCGGCAGGCGATGCTGCGGTTCGCGGTCCGCGACGGCAAGCAGTACCAGGAGGTCGCCGACGAGCTGCTCAGCGAGACGACCATGACCTTCGGCTACTGCTACCTCTCCGGTGCCTTCGCCCGGGAGGAGGGCGCCTCCGGCGTGCTGATCGAGGATCCCGAGCACCCGAGCGCGGCCCCGGGGGCCCGTGCCCCGCACCTGGTCCTGGACGGCCCCGACGGGCCGCTGCCCGTCGCGGACCTGTTCGCCGACGGATTCACCCTGCTCGTGGACGAGGCGGCCGGCCCCTGGGCGACGGCCGTCGAGCAGGAAGCCGGCACCCTCGGCGTCGCCCTGAAGACGGTCCAGGTCGGGCCGCGGCAGCAGTACACCGACCGCGACGGTGAGTTCAGGCAGCGCTACGGGCTCATGCCGGGGGGCGCGGTGCTGGTCCGCCCGGACGGGTTCGTCGGCTGGCGCGCCACCGCCGGGCGCTCCGGCGCGGTCGACCGCGCGGCGGTCGCCGCCCTGCGCACGCTGCTGGACCGCGACTGA
- a CDS encoding FAD-dependent monooxygenase has translation MADETTDVLIVGGSMVGLAQALFLAQQGIRPLVVERHAEISAHPRAQAASPRTMELMRALGLEEAVRANENPHAHYGDVLQAESLAGAELGRFDGPFRHDPADVGSTGWTLIGQDRFEPVLRARAEELGADIRFATEMTDFTQDDEGVTVVLRDLREGAGAAERTVRARYLIAADGFRARARDRLGIGHHGQGVFGRQMNIVFHADLDPYVAGRTFFLCFVSNDRVKGVLGKLGGEDSDRWVLAPSLPPGTSHEEYGTEDCVALVRAAVGVPDLPVRIESATSWEIAAWVADRFRSGRVLLAGDCAHVMPPTGGFGGNMGVQDAHNLAWKLALVLRGQAGPALLDSYEQERALIAEFTVDQGVIRYLQRSGLDEAAAARHRPETTVLFGHVYRSGAVLGEDGPDDGAPVEDPTTPSGRPGTRAPHVPVVRAGKEVPLHDLLDGGFWLLTGPDGGAWESACSAVGLPSGVAFHRVGAEEPAQTVERFLARYGIGASGAVLVRPDGFIAWRTAHLPPRPARTLSEVVDRVLARTVG, from the coding sequence ATGGCAGACGAGACGACCGACGTACTGATCGTGGGCGGCAGCATGGTGGGACTGGCCCAGGCGCTGTTCCTGGCCCAGCAGGGCATACGTCCACTGGTGGTGGAGCGGCACGCGGAGATCTCCGCCCACCCGCGCGCCCAGGCGGCGAGTCCGCGCACCATGGAACTGATGCGCGCGCTGGGTCTGGAGGAGGCGGTGCGCGCCAACGAGAACCCGCACGCGCACTACGGCGACGTCCTCCAGGCCGAGTCGCTCGCCGGAGCCGAACTCGGCCGCTTCGACGGGCCCTTCCGGCACGACCCGGCCGACGTGGGCAGCACCGGCTGGACCCTGATCGGACAGGACCGCTTCGAGCCGGTGCTCCGGGCGCGCGCCGAGGAACTCGGGGCCGACATCCGCTTCGCCACCGAGATGACCGACTTCACCCAGGACGACGAGGGCGTCACCGTCGTACTGCGCGATCTGCGGGAAGGCGCGGGCGCTGCCGAGCGTACGGTGCGGGCGCGGTACCTGATCGCTGCCGACGGCTTCCGGGCGAGGGCGCGCGACCGGCTCGGCATCGGCCATCACGGCCAGGGTGTCTTCGGCCGCCAGATGAACATCGTGTTCCACGCCGATCTCGACCCGTACGTCGCGGGCCGCACCTTCTTCCTCTGCTTCGTCAGCAACGACCGCGTCAAGGGGGTGCTCGGCAAGCTCGGCGGCGAGGACTCGGACCGCTGGGTGCTGGCGCCCAGTCTGCCGCCCGGCACAAGCCACGAGGAGTACGGGACCGAGGACTGCGTCGCTCTGGTGCGTGCCGCGGTCGGAGTGCCCGACCTCCCGGTGCGGATCGAGTCGGCGACGAGCTGGGAGATCGCCGCCTGGGTGGCCGACCGCTTCCGCTCCGGCCGGGTGCTGCTGGCCGGCGACTGCGCGCACGTCATGCCGCCCACCGGCGGGTTCGGCGGCAACATGGGCGTCCAGGACGCGCACAACCTGGCATGGAAGCTCGCCCTCGTGCTGCGTGGCCAGGCGGGCCCCGCGCTGCTGGACAGCTACGAGCAGGAGCGGGCGCTGATCGCCGAGTTCACGGTCGACCAGGGGGTGATCCGCTACCTTCAGCGCAGCGGTCTCGACGAGGCGGCGGCCGCCCGGCACCGCCCGGAGACCACGGTGCTCTTCGGTCACGTGTACCGCTCCGGCGCCGTGCTCGGCGAGGACGGCCCCGACGACGGCGCCCCGGTGGAGGATCCCACGACCCCCTCGGGCCGGCCGGGGACCCGCGCCCCGCACGTGCCGGTCGTTCGGGCGGGCAAGGAGGTACCGCTGCACGATCTGCTGGACGGCGGCTTCTGGCTGCTGACCGGACCCGACGGCGGTGCCTGGGAGAGCGCCTGCTCGGCGGTCGGCCTGCCCTCGGGCGTCGCCTTCCACCGGGTCGGTGCGGAGGAGCCCGCGCAGACGGTGGAGCGCTTCCTCGCCCGCTACGGGATCGGTGCCTCCGGTGCCGTACTGGTCCGGCCGGACGGGTTCATCGCCTGGCGCACGGCACACCTGCCGCCGCGCCCCGCGCGGACGCTGTCGGAGGTTGTCGACCGGGTCCTCGCACGCACGGTCGGCTGA
- a CDS encoding anthrone oxygenase family protein — MVEALSVLVLLGTGLVAGVLFAVALSVMPALIAMTPERYVDTHKLLGRRYDRIMPFIVTGSTAIDVGLAVRADGGPRLLFALAALCMAGVAVVSQTRNVPMNRKVKQTRPEDLGPGWRDPRPAWRDWHLVRTCCAVAGCALTAAGVVLS; from the coding sequence ATGGTGGAGGCGTTGAGTGTTCTGGTGCTGCTGGGCACCGGACTGGTGGCGGGGGTGCTGTTCGCGGTCGCACTCAGCGTGATGCCCGCGTTGATCGCGATGACCCCGGAGCGGTACGTGGACACCCACAAGCTGCTCGGTCGGCGGTACGACCGGATCATGCCGTTCATCGTGACCGGCTCCACGGCCATCGACGTGGGCTTGGCCGTCCGCGCGGACGGCGGCCCCCGGCTGCTGTTCGCGCTCGCGGCGCTGTGCATGGCAGGCGTGGCCGTGGTGTCGCAGACCAGGAACGTGCCCATGAACAGGAAGGTCAAGCAGACGCGCCCGGAGGACCTGGGGCCCGGCTGGCGGGACCCGCGGCCGGCCTGGCGGGACTGGCATCTGGTGCGCACCTGCTGCGCGGTCGCAGGCTGCGCGCTGACGGCGGCGGGGGTGGTGCTGTCATGA